caatttcttaaggGCCCTGTATACATGACTATATATTGTGAGATGTTTGGGGTAAAATGTAGTGTTCATATTATCTGGCTTGTGTGGTCCAGTGAAGGTTATGTTCACAAATCTTTCAAGATGCAACTTTATTATTCTCACAGATGTAGTTCCATCTTCAACAACCTTTGCTATTTCCACAGCTAGCAAGGGATGTATGTCTCCACTTGCTTTTATGCTTTCTGTGCTGTGGGTATGGTGGTCTGGTGGTGACGCCCTCACATAAAAGCGAAGAACACTTTCAGGTTTATTGGCTGCCTCCAAAGCCTGTTTTAAACTGTGGACAACCTTtaacacaaaaattattataattaacaaGAGACAACGCATTAAGTACAAATAGTTTGTGGAGCAATAGACTATTTCTAGAACAAATGACATAAAAACATCAAATTACAGAATAGAAACCCCATActtactttctttttaatttcacgATCATCTACTGATTGAACAGAATAGCCTGGATACACTTTAACACATTTAATTGAAAAAGTGGCAGGGCAATCGCTCTTTTTCGTATCCATAATCAACAATCTCTTTTTTGCTGGGTTAACATGGTCAGCCTGAAAGTATAAAGAATATTAAATATAACTTCAAATGCTACATCCAGAAGAGTCACATACAGGG
This DNA window, taken from Schistocerca serialis cubense isolate TAMUIC-IGC-003099 chromosome 11, iqSchSeri2.2, whole genome shotgun sequence, encodes the following:
- the LOC126426691 gene encoding uncharacterized protein LOC126426691 isoform X1 translates to MNSLKCIGYSYSADHVNPAKKRLLIMDTKKSDCPATFSIKCVKVYPGYSVQSVDDREIKKKVVHSLKQALEAANKPESVLRFYVRASPPDHHTHSTESIKASGDIHPLLAVEIAKVVEDGTTSVRIIKLHLERFVNITFTGPHKPDNMNTTFYPKHLTIYSHVYRALKKLKKSVFDQEALQMQVNEWQKEYRGDNIFFQAFFRC
- the LOC126426691 gene encoding uncharacterized protein LOC126426691 isoform X2, with amino-acid sequence MKPPPADHVNPAKKRLLIMDTKKSDCPATFSIKCVKVYPGYSVQSVDDREIKKKVVHSLKQALEAANKPESVLRFYVRASPPDHHTHSTESIKASGDIHPLLAVEIAKVVEDGTTSVRIIKLHLERFVNITFTGPHKPDNMNTTFYPKHLTIYSHVYRALKKLKKSVFDQEALQMQVNEWQKEYRGDNIFFQAFFRC